One region of Baekduia soli genomic DNA includes:
- a CDS encoding homoserine dehydrogenase, whose protein sequence is MTQQTFRIGLLGRGTVGGAFADLLEQRAGHVAAVTGLRPRITGVLRRSEGDFDQILADSDLVVELIGGLDPARDYVQRAMAAGKHVVTANKQLLAEHGEELWATAREHGVQLRFEAAVGGVVPVVRVLQESLAGAHVERLHGIVNGTTNFILTRMADTGASYADALAEAQRLGYAEADPTDDVTGKDAAAKMAILARLAFDTPVSLAQVRYEGIEHLTADDLEYARELGLGLKLIGTAERVDGGLSVRVHPAFLYGAHPLASVNGPFNAVTIESEAITEITLSGPGAGGPQTASAVLGDVVSAMIPPASTHEPSERLELVDDVVSAFYLHVDVADQPGVLAQLAQVLGLQNISVKSFVQKGLGENARLVMVLHPVLESQLSGAVDLITGLEFVRGRPRAIRVIDEAF, encoded by the coding sequence GTGACCCAGCAGACCTTCCGCATCGGCCTCCTCGGCCGCGGCACCGTGGGCGGCGCGTTCGCCGACCTGCTCGAGCAGCGCGCCGGGCACGTCGCGGCCGTCACCGGCCTGCGCCCCCGGATCACGGGCGTGCTGCGCCGCAGCGAGGGCGACTTCGACCAGATCCTGGCCGACAGCGACCTCGTCGTCGAGCTCATCGGCGGGCTGGACCCCGCGCGCGACTACGTCCAGCGCGCGATGGCGGCGGGCAAGCACGTCGTGACCGCCAACAAGCAGCTGCTGGCCGAGCACGGCGAGGAGCTGTGGGCCACCGCGCGCGAGCACGGCGTGCAGCTGCGCTTCGAGGCCGCCGTCGGCGGCGTCGTGCCGGTCGTCCGCGTGCTGCAGGAGTCGCTGGCCGGCGCGCACGTCGAGCGCCTGCACGGGATCGTCAACGGCACGACGAACTTCATCCTCACGCGGATGGCCGACACCGGCGCCTCCTACGCCGACGCGCTGGCCGAGGCCCAGCGCCTGGGCTACGCCGAGGCCGACCCGACCGACGACGTGACCGGCAAGGACGCGGCGGCCAAGATGGCGATCCTCGCGCGGCTGGCGTTCGACACGCCGGTGTCGCTGGCCCAGGTCCGCTACGAGGGCATCGAGCACCTGACCGCCGACGACCTCGAGTACGCCCGCGAGCTCGGGCTGGGGCTCAAGCTCATCGGCACGGCCGAGCGCGTCGACGGCGGCCTCAGCGTGCGCGTGCACCCGGCGTTCCTCTACGGCGCGCACCCGCTGGCGTCGGTCAACGGCCCGTTCAACGCGGTGACGATCGAGTCCGAGGCCATCACGGAGATCACGCTCAGCGGGCCCGGCGCAGGCGGCCCGCAGACCGCCAGCGCGGTGCTCGGCGACGTCGTCAGCGCGATGATCCCGCCCGCCTCGACGCATGAGCCCTCCGAGCGCCTCGAGCTCGTCGACGACGTCGTCAGCGCGTTCTACCTGCACGTCGACGTGGCCGACCAGCCCGGCGTGCTCGCCCAGCTGGCCCAGGTCCTGGGGCTGCAGAACATCAGCGTGAAGTCCTTCGTCCAGAAGGGCCTGGGGGAGAACGCGCGGCTCGTCATGGTCCTGCACCCCGTCCTGGAGTCCCAGCTCTCGGGCGCGGTGGACCTCATCACGGGGCTGGAGTTCGTACGGGGCCGGCCGCGGGCGATCCGCGTGATCGACGAGGCATTCTGA
- the lysA gene encoding diaminopimelate decarboxylase: MALTQTSVSHVWPLGTTLGADGVLQLGGCDALALAREFGTPSYIVVEDDLRMRARRFLAAFAQRTDDFEVHFASKSFPCTAVLRVFAQEGLACDVASGGELHLALKAGFDPARIHLHGNAKTDAELQYALDAGVGDIVVDNLDELEVLERMIGPGRRQRILLRVAPGVSPDTHPKISTGGPNTKFGLNPEDAAIAVARAQASDRFDLDGVHMHIGSQILDLEPFRAALEVLAGLGEFRTYNLGGGLGVAYTHEQSAPDIEDYVARKVALVEELLGPGRRIADEPGRALVAQSTVTLYTVQTVKHNVSTWVGVDGGMSDNLRPMLYDARYEAQVVGRPPGSPQASAHTIVHLAGKHCESSDVLIHDADLPDPRRGDVIAVPVTGPMGTPWPTPTTASRVRPSSSSATARPGPSCAARPTPT, encoded by the coding sequence ATGGCCCTCACGCAGACCTCCGTCTCCCATGTCTGGCCGCTGGGCACCACGCTCGGCGCCGACGGCGTCCTGCAGCTCGGCGGCTGCGACGCGCTGGCGCTGGCGCGCGAGTTCGGCACGCCGTCCTACATCGTCGTCGAGGACGACCTGCGCATGCGCGCCCGGCGTTTCCTCGCCGCCTTCGCGCAGCGCACGGACGACTTCGAGGTGCACTTCGCGTCGAAGTCCTTCCCGTGCACCGCGGTCCTGCGGGTCTTCGCGCAGGAGGGTCTGGCCTGCGACGTGGCCTCCGGCGGCGAGCTGCACCTGGCGCTGAAGGCGGGCTTCGACCCCGCCCGGATCCACCTGCACGGCAACGCGAAGACCGACGCCGAGCTGCAGTACGCGCTCGACGCGGGCGTGGGCGACATCGTCGTCGACAACCTCGACGAGCTCGAGGTCCTCGAGCGCATGATCGGGCCGGGCCGCCGCCAGCGGATCCTGCTGCGCGTCGCGCCGGGCGTGAGCCCCGACACGCATCCCAAGATCTCCACGGGCGGCCCGAACACGAAGTTCGGCCTCAACCCCGAGGACGCGGCGATCGCGGTGGCGCGCGCGCAGGCCTCCGACCGCTTCGACCTCGACGGCGTGCACATGCACATCGGCTCCCAGATCCTGGACCTCGAGCCGTTCCGCGCCGCGCTGGAGGTGCTCGCCGGCCTGGGCGAGTTCCGCACGTACAACCTCGGCGGCGGCCTCGGCGTGGCCTACACGCACGAGCAGTCGGCGCCCGACATCGAGGACTACGTCGCCCGCAAGGTCGCGCTCGTGGAGGAGCTCCTGGGCCCGGGCCGGCGGATCGCCGACGAGCCGGGGCGCGCGCTCGTCGCGCAGTCGACCGTCACGCTGTACACGGTGCAGACCGTCAAGCACAACGTCTCGACGTGGGTCGGCGTCGACGGCGGCATGTCCGACAACCTGCGGCCCATGCTCTACGACGCCCGCTACGAGGCGCAGGTCGTCGGGCGCCCGCCGGGCTCGCCGCAGGCCTCCGCGCACACGATCGTGCACCTCGCGGGCAAGCACTGCGAGTCCTCCGACGTGCTCATCCACGACGCCGACCTCCCCGACCCGCGGCGCGGGGACGTCATCGCGGTGCCGGTCACGGGGCCTATGGGTACGCCATGGCCAACACCTACAACGGCCAGCCGCGTCCGCCCGTCATCTTCGTCGGCGACGGCGAGGCCCGGGCCGTCGTGCGCCGCGAGACCTACGCCGACCTGA
- a CDS encoding alpha/beta hydrolase: MRTVRAEPPVETGTTDGLAWARFAPAGAGDAPPAAGVVVLHGADSTKENHADFARVCAAHGLAALVFDARGHGASGGTLDGRAIDDVARMADTLRERAGVQAVGLRGSSMGAYLALVAAGAARAGAVVAICPAPALGLAVGLRAGRFAFGVDREGLTALLEAHNETDAARALDVPLLLLHAEGDEAVPVELSRALHAAVPASRLVVVPGGHHRSIQHDPELQGEAARFLAGHLSARPGAG; encoded by the coding sequence ATGCGCACCGTCCGAGCTGAGCCACCGGTCGAGACCGGCACCACCGACGGCCTGGCCTGGGCCCGGTTCGCCCCCGCCGGCGCCGGGGACGCACCGCCGGCCGCCGGCGTCGTGGTCCTGCACGGCGCCGACAGCACGAAGGAGAACCACGCCGACTTCGCCCGCGTCTGCGCCGCGCACGGCCTGGCCGCGCTCGTCTTCGACGCGCGGGGCCACGGCGCCAGCGGCGGCACGCTGGACGGCCGCGCGATCGACGACGTCGCGCGCATGGCCGACACGCTGCGCGAGCGCGCGGGGGTGCAGGCCGTCGGGCTGCGCGGCTCGTCCATGGGCGCCTACCTCGCGCTCGTCGCGGCCGGGGCGGCGCGGGCGGGCGCCGTCGTGGCGATCTGCCCCGCGCCGGCGCTGGGCCTGGCCGTCGGGCTGCGCGCCGGGCGCTTCGCGTTCGGGGTCGACCGCGAGGGCCTCACCGCGCTGCTGGAGGCCCACAACGAGACCGACGCGGCCCGCGCGCTGGATGTCCCGCTGCTGCTCCTGCACGCCGAGGGCGACGAGGCGGTGCCGGTCGAGCTCTCGCGCGCGCTGCACGCGGCCGTGCCGGCCTCGCGCCTGGTGGTCGTCCCCGGCGGCCACCACCGCTCGATCCAGCACGACCCCGAGCTGCAGGGCGAGGCCGCGCGCTTCCTGGCCGGCCACCTGAGTGCCCGGCCCGGCGCGGGCTAG
- a CDS encoding IS481 family transposase, translating into MQCKRRWLPSWQRVELVDWCLGEGLPRRQAAARRRVSVSTVQYWIDRYRNASDAERASGAWAQDRPSTPHRQPTRSSDELHDRVCQARTRTGWGPRLIASELGIAHATVSRCLKRRGMSRQPPAPREAVQRFEWPCPGALIQNDVKRFARFSSPGHAVTGNRHRTGAEKRQRVGYEFAHSAIDDHSRLAYTELHRDEKAATVIGFTERAIAFFAAHGIIIERWQTDNAWTYTHNKALAALFDSHGIRHRTIAPRTPRHNGKVERYQQTLKREWGLGQRYRSSDARAAALPHWLHHYNNERNHSSLGNRPPITRVRNDLRQNS; encoded by the coding sequence ATGCAGTGCAAGCGTAGGTGGCTGCCCAGCTGGCAGCGTGTCGAGCTGGTTGATTGGTGTCTTGGCGAGGGACTTCCTCGACGCCAGGCAGCGGCCCGTCGGCGGGTGAGCGTGTCGACGGTGCAGTACTGGATCGACCGGTACCGCAACGCCTCAGACGCCGAGCGAGCGTCGGGCGCGTGGGCGCAGGATCGACCCTCGACGCCGCATCGCCAGCCGACGCGGTCCAGCGACGAGCTGCACGACCGTGTCTGCCAGGCGCGGACGCGGACGGGCTGGGGGCCGCGCCTGATCGCCTCCGAGCTCGGCATCGCGCACGCGACGGTCTCGCGCTGTCTGAAGCGGCGCGGCATGTCGCGCCAGCCGCCGGCGCCCCGAGAGGCGGTGCAGCGCTTTGAGTGGCCGTGCCCTGGGGCGTTGATCCAAAACGACGTCAAGCGTTTCGCGCGGTTCTCCTCACCCGGCCATGCCGTCACCGGCAACCGTCACCGCACGGGCGCCGAGAAGCGCCAGCGTGTCGGCTACGAGTTCGCCCACAGCGCGATCGACGACCACAGCCGCCTGGCCTACACCGAGCTGCACCGCGACGAGAAGGCCGCCACCGTCATCGGCTTCACCGAGCGGGCGATCGCGTTCTTCGCTGCGCACGGCATCATCATCGAGCGCTGGCAGACCGACAACGCCTGGACCTACACCCACAACAAGGCGCTGGCCGCCCTGTTTGACAGCCACGGCATCCGGCATCGCACGATCGCGCCCCGCACGCCGCGCCACAACGGCAAGGTCGAGCGCTACCAGCAGACCCTCAAACGCGAATGGGGCCTGGGACAGCGCTACCGCTCAAGCGACGCCAGAGCCGCAGCGCTGCCACACTGGCTGCACCACTACAACAACGAGCGGAACCACAGCTCGCTCGGCAACCGGCCGCCCATCACCCGCGTTCGGAACGACCTGAGGCAGAACAGCTAG
- a CDS encoding murein hydrolase activator EnvC family protein, with product MRLRLALGGIVLPVVLCAVLWLVLPLGSQADSPQGKAASIQKKIDVTRSRIGRRKGTEHVLTSDITAWSKRIARLQGSISTLQSREARIQSDLDARRAELASTQSRLRSERARLARLRVRLAQGRVVLARRLRQLYEADRPDLVTVVLNSKGFADLLERGQFLSAIQRQDAQILTLVKSAKADATATAARLDTLEGRQQQLTRIVLQRRDQVAQVKQQLIDTRVGYQQTRAGKQAALTKVRGERKALEDHLSELQKESARVQAELAPGAPGLPAGPIKGGSGRFIWPVNGPITAPFCESRPWEACHPGMDIGVPTGTPIRAADGGRVAIAGWVGGYGNYTCIQHSASLSTCYGHQSVLKVSVGQQVSQGQVIGLSGSTGHSTGPHLHFEVRVNGAVTNPLNYL from the coding sequence ATGCGCCTGCGCCTCGCGCTGGGCGGCATCGTCCTACCGGTGGTCCTCTGCGCCGTGCTGTGGCTCGTCCTGCCGCTCGGCTCACAGGCCGACTCGCCGCAGGGCAAGGCCGCCTCCATCCAGAAGAAGATCGACGTCACCCGCAGCAGGATCGGCCGCCGCAAGGGCACCGAGCACGTCCTGACGTCCGACATCACGGCCTGGTCGAAGCGCATCGCGCGCCTCCAGGGGTCGATCTCGACGCTGCAGTCGCGCGAGGCCCGCATCCAGTCCGATCTCGACGCCCGGCGTGCGGAGCTGGCGAGCACCCAGTCACGGCTGCGCTCCGAGCGCGCCCGGCTGGCGCGCCTGCGCGTCCGCCTCGCCCAGGGCCGCGTCGTCCTGGCCCGGCGCCTGCGCCAGCTCTACGAGGCCGACCGACCCGACCTGGTCACCGTCGTCCTGAACTCCAAGGGCTTCGCCGACCTCCTCGAGCGAGGCCAGTTCCTCAGCGCGATCCAGCGCCAGGACGCCCAGATCCTCACGCTCGTCAAGAGCGCCAAGGCCGACGCGACGGCCACCGCGGCGCGCCTGGACACCCTCGAGGGCCGCCAGCAGCAGCTGACCCGGATCGTCCTGCAGCGCCGCGACCAGGTCGCTCAGGTCAAGCAGCAGCTCATCGACACGCGCGTCGGCTACCAGCAGACCCGCGCCGGCAAGCAGGCCGCCCTGACGAAGGTCCGCGGCGAGCGCAAGGCGCTCGAGGACCACCTCAGCGAGCTGCAGAAGGAGTCTGCCCGGGTCCAGGCCGAGCTGGCCCCCGGCGCCCCCGGGCTGCCCGCCGGGCCCATCAAGGGCGGCAGCGGCCGCTTCATCTGGCCCGTCAACGGGCCGATCACCGCGCCGTTCTGCGAGTCGCGCCCGTGGGAGGCCTGCCACCCGGGCATGGACATCGGCGTGCCGACGGGCACCCCGATCCGCGCCGCCGACGGCGGACGGGTGGCCATCGCGGGCTGGGTCGGCGGCTACGGCAACTACACGTGCATCCAGCACAGCGCGTCGCTCTCGACGTGCTACGGCCACCAGTCGGTGCTCAAGGTCTCCGTCGGCCAGCAGGTCAGCCAGGGCCAGGTCATCGGCCTCTCGGGCTCCACCGGGCACTCCACGGGCCCGCACCTGCACTTCGAGGTGCGCGTCAACGGCGCGGTCACCAACCCGCTGAACTACCTCTGA
- the htpX gene encoding zinc metalloprotease HtpX has product MKTSFGRDTGLQVRMLVTMLLLGLVYVVFLGVLFASTSATVAVIGVALLLGFQFFASDKLALRTMGANEVSPQEAPELHAMIERLCVQADIPKPRVAMVSSPIPNAFAMGRSPKHATVCATTGIVDLLSPAELEGVLAHEITHIVNRDVMIMTLAGFFASIASTIVQFGFLFGGGYGGGGYSDDDEDGPSMMAIILISAIVWVVSFFLMQALSRYREFAADRGAAVITGRPSALASALIKISGVNERIPQNDLRAHAEMNAFYIVPVHVKGSLYNLFSTHPPMEKRIEALSRLEAQLQGTLAPRAALA; this is encoded by the coding sequence ATGAAGACCTCGTTCGGTCGCGACACCGGCCTCCAGGTGCGGATGCTCGTGACGATGCTCCTGCTCGGCCTCGTCTACGTCGTGTTCCTCGGCGTGCTGTTCGCGAGCACGAGCGCCACCGTCGCCGTGATCGGCGTCGCGCTGCTGCTGGGCTTCCAGTTCTTCGCCTCCGACAAGCTGGCGCTGCGCACCATGGGCGCCAACGAGGTCTCCCCGCAGGAGGCCCCCGAGCTGCACGCGATGATCGAGCGCCTCTGCGTCCAGGCCGACATCCCCAAGCCGCGCGTGGCGATGGTGTCCTCGCCGATCCCCAACGCGTTCGCCATGGGCCGCAGCCCCAAGCACGCGACCGTGTGCGCGACGACGGGCATCGTGGACCTGCTCTCGCCGGCCGAGCTCGAGGGGGTCCTGGCCCACGAGATCACCCACATCGTCAACCGCGACGTGATGATCATGACGCTGGCGGGCTTCTTCGCCTCCATCGCGTCGACGATCGTGCAGTTCGGCTTCCTGTTCGGCGGCGGCTACGGCGGCGGCGGGTACTCCGACGACGACGAGGACGGCCCGAGCATGATGGCCATCATCCTGATCTCGGCGATCGTCTGGGTCGTCAGCTTCTTCCTCATGCAGGCCCTGTCGCGCTACCGCGAGTTCGCCGCCGACCGCGGCGCGGCGGTCATCACCGGTCGCCCGAGCGCGCTGGCCTCCGCGCTCATCAAGATCAGCGGCGTCAACGAGCGCATCCCGCAGAACGACCTGCGCGCGCACGCCGAGATGAACGCGTTCTACATCGTGCCCGTGCACGTCAAGGGCTCGCTCTACAACCTGTTCTCGACGCACCCGCCGATGGAGAAGCGCATCGAGGCCCTGTCCCGGCTGGAGGCCCAGCTGCAGGGCACCCTGGCCCCGCGCGCGGCGCTGGCCTAG
- the pspAB gene encoding PspA-associated protein PspAB: MGFLDALLGKRKLKGPAPDRLFAITTAAVALEAGPAIVTRGSAAIVFQPLATGDFRQIATDMEEVVRGTGEETGTTLTTTDDTYGYRWMVLHDSDVEDLAVGVNAVSDALAVGGYADRVLCAVFAFEQSDGRAVYFIYNYKRGTWYPFVPAAGAQQRDNERELQVKAQVGSELPVEPELERWFPLWGIPI, translated from the coding sequence ATGGGCTTCCTCGACGCGCTGCTGGGCAAGCGCAAGCTGAAGGGGCCGGCGCCCGACCGGCTCTTTGCGATCACCACCGCGGCGGTCGCGCTGGAGGCCGGGCCGGCCATCGTGACCCGCGGGTCGGCGGCCATCGTCTTCCAGCCCCTGGCCACGGGCGACTTCCGCCAGATCGCCACCGACATGGAGGAGGTCGTGCGCGGCACCGGCGAGGAGACCGGGACGACGCTGACGACGACCGACGACACCTACGGCTACCGCTGGATGGTGCTGCACGACTCCGACGTCGAGGACCTCGCGGTCGGCGTCAACGCGGTCTCCGACGCGCTCGCGGTGGGCGGCTACGCCGACCGCGTGCTCTGCGCGGTCTTCGCGTTCGAGCAGTCCGACGGTCGCGCCGTGTACTTCATCTACAACTACAAGCGCGGCACGTGGTACCCGTTCGTGCCCGCGGCCGGCGCGCAGCAGCGCGACAACGAGCGTGAGCTCCAGGTCAAGGCCCAGGTCGGCTCCGAGCTGCCCGTCGAGCCCGAGCTCGAGCGCTGGTTCCCCCTCTGGGGCATCCCCATCTAG
- a CDS encoding PP2C family protein-serine/threonine phosphatase: MLHADEQQALADLLRTSRTLYAARVGASGAIEDANDALRLAAGRDLIGEPATVLAAEPQRPALAAHLAAAGPAWSTLTVGCWFGGPGAAEDRAVHVRRDGDAVVLVAEPDSVQRDELIEQVLRLNDDLIDSQRALGRRQREVDRAQAGALEAERRLRRLEAVVLAGFTSQSLDIALDRLLVLARDALGAQRAAVLLVDEPRRTLRVRAALDMDILGEVTPFGTGVSGSIAAAGRGMVFDDIAAAEGLAAEHRRFRGSLAGVPLRLEGEVIGVLHVSTTEVGHFGPQDLRLLEAVGARAALAIGHAQLREREQRIAETLQRSLLPQALPQAPGLSLCARYLPRGAEGGQVGGDFYDAVALPGGRLGLAIGDMAGKGLAAAAAMGQVRAALHAYALEDGAPGSVLDRLDRFVTAMDAMATATLVIVDGEGALAIASAGHPPAVLADAAGAHLLYGEVAPPLGTGVSGRGEQHARLPEDGRLLLYTDGLIERRGEGIDTGLEALRSVVSSAPPGLDALCDRVLAALAPDPGWPDDVALLAVRRSGRTGPPGPAFA, from the coding sequence GTGCTCCACGCCGACGAACAGCAGGCGCTCGCCGACCTGCTCCGGACCAGCCGCACGCTGTATGCGGCGCGGGTGGGCGCCTCCGGCGCGATCGAGGACGCCAACGACGCCCTGCGCCTCGCGGCGGGCCGTGACCTGATCGGCGAGCCGGCCACGGTCCTGGCCGCCGAGCCCCAGCGCCCCGCGCTGGCGGCGCACCTCGCGGCCGCCGGCCCGGCCTGGAGCACGCTGACCGTGGGCTGCTGGTTCGGCGGTCCCGGCGCCGCGGAGGACCGCGCGGTGCACGTGCGCCGCGACGGCGATGCCGTCGTGCTCGTGGCCGAGCCCGACAGCGTCCAGCGTGACGAGCTCATCGAGCAGGTCCTGCGCCTCAACGACGACCTCATCGACAGCCAGCGCGCGCTGGGCCGCCGCCAGCGCGAGGTCGACCGCGCGCAGGCCGGCGCGCTGGAGGCCGAGCGCCGGCTGCGCCGCCTGGAGGCCGTCGTCCTGGCCGGCTTCACGAGCCAGAGCCTCGACATCGCGCTGGACCGGCTGCTCGTCCTGGCGCGCGACGCGCTGGGCGCGCAGCGGGCGGCGGTGCTGCTCGTGGACGAGCCGCGGCGAACGCTCCGGGTCCGGGCGGCGCTCGACATGGACATCCTCGGGGAGGTCACCCCCTTCGGGACCGGGGTGTCGGGGTCGATCGCCGCCGCCGGGCGCGGCATGGTCTTCGACGACATCGCGGCGGCCGAGGGCCTGGCCGCCGAGCACCGCCGCTTCCGCGGGTCGCTGGCCGGCGTGCCGCTGCGCCTGGAGGGCGAGGTCATCGGTGTGCTGCACGTCAGCACGACGGAGGTCGGCCACTTCGGCCCGCAGGACCTGCGCCTGCTCGAGGCCGTCGGGGCGCGGGCCGCGCTGGCCATCGGCCACGCGCAGCTGCGCGAGCGCGAGCAGCGGATCGCGGAGACGCTGCAGCGCAGCCTGCTGCCCCAGGCCCTGCCGCAGGCGCCGGGCCTGTCGCTGTGCGCCCGCTACCTGCCGCGGGGCGCCGAGGGCGGCCAGGTCGGCGGCGACTTCTACGACGCCGTCGCGCTGCCCGGCGGCCGCCTGGGCCTGGCGATCGGGGACATGGCCGGCAAGGGCCTGGCGGCCGCGGCGGCGATGGGCCAGGTCCGCGCCGCGCTGCACGCCTACGCGCTGGAGGACGGTGCGCCGGGCAGCGTCCTGGACCGCCTGGACCGCTTCGTGACCGCCATGGACGCCATGGCGACCGCGACGCTGGTCATCGTCGATGGCGAGGGGGCCCTGGCCATCGCCAGCGCAGGCCATCCGCCCGCCGTGCTGGCCGACGCGGCCGGCGCGCACCTCCTGTACGGCGAGGTCGCCCCGCCGCTGGGTACGGGCGTCTCGGGACGCGGCGAGCAGCACGCCCGGCTGCCCGAGGACGGGCGCCTGCTGCTGTACACCGACGGGCTGATCGAGCGCCGCGGCGAGGGGATCGACACGGGGCTGGAGGCGCTGCGCTCCGTGGTGTCCTCCGCGCCGCCGGGCCTGGACGCGCTGTGCGACCGCGTGCTGGCGGCGCTGGCGCCCGACCCGGGCTGGCCCGACGACGTCGCGCTGCTGGCCGTGCGGCGCAGCGGGCGAACCGGGCCTCCGGGGCCGGCGTTCGCCTAG
- a CDS encoding cobalamin B12-binding domain-containing protein, which translates to MSVPRAEQAAGDALGPVLDAYLAAILAPDGPRAWATIRDALAAGADPRALYLDVLAPAMVEVGRLWETARIGVAQEHLATQITQTVLARLAPELEEDPTALPGRTAVVAGTPGELHAIGARMVADFLEAAGWEVLFVGPDAPGADIVDLAARRRPDVVALSTALAANVLAAGRVFAALRRLQPPPLIAAGGRAYDGDRARALVAGADIYAADPSLLLAELALALDGPSAP; encoded by the coding sequence GTGAGCGTCCCGCGGGCCGAGCAGGCCGCCGGCGATGCGCTCGGCCCGGTCCTCGACGCCTACCTCGCGGCGATCCTGGCACCGGACGGCCCGCGCGCGTGGGCCACGATCCGGGACGCCCTGGCCGCCGGCGCCGACCCCCGCGCGCTCTACCTCGACGTGCTCGCCCCGGCCATGGTCGAGGTCGGGCGGCTGTGGGAGACGGCCCGCATCGGCGTCGCCCAGGAGCACCTGGCCACGCAGATCACCCAGACCGTCCTGGCCCGGCTGGCGCCCGAGCTCGAGGAGGACCCCACCGCCCTGCCCGGCCGGACCGCGGTCGTCGCCGGGACCCCGGGGGAGCTGCACGCCATCGGCGCGCGGATGGTCGCCGACTTCCTGGAGGCCGCGGGCTGGGAGGTCCTCTTCGTCGGCCCGGACGCCCCGGGCGCCGACATCGTCGACCTCGCCGCCCGCCGGCGCCCCGACGTCGTCGCCCTGTCGACCGCGCTGGCGGCCAACGTGCTGGCCGCCGGGCGCGTGTTCGCCGCGCTGCGCCGGCTGCAGCCGCCGCCGCTGATCGCGGCCGGCGGCCGCGCCTACGACGGCGATCGCGCGCGGGCGCTCGTGGCCGGCGCCGACATCTACGCCGCCGATCCGTCGCTCCTGCTGGCCGAGCTCGCCCTGGCCCTCGACGGACCGTCCGCGCCGTAG
- a CDS encoding ATP-binding protein: MDALVPHVPEPVAHQARLLLSELVTNAVRHGRGPAVRVLLDASAGDGTLRCEIVDEGDGFVPTARTRPATEPGGWGLHLVEALSRRWGVREGSTHVWFELGDPDEAR; this comes from the coding sequence GTGGACGCGCTTGTCCCGCACGTCCCCGAGCCCGTCGCCCACCAGGCGCGCCTGCTGCTCTCCGAGCTGGTGACCAACGCCGTGCGCCACGGCCGCGGCCCGGCCGTGCGCGTGCTCCTGGACGCCTCGGCCGGCGACGGCACGCTGCGCTGCGAGATCGTCGACGAGGGCGACGGCTTCGTGCCGACCGCCCGCACCCGGCCGGCGACAGAGCCGGGCGGATGGGGCCTGCACCTCGTCGAGGCCCTGTCTCGGCGCTGGGGCGTGCGGGAGGGCAGCACGCACGTCTGGTTCGAGCTCGGCGACCCGGACGAGGCGCGGTGA
- a CDS encoding cobalamin-dependent protein, which produces MRPVVASHGPQDAPDAVASSAVRAALADVAVALPASEGGLGRCAAVLAPADPSGALDARMLADVLDADGWTVELIDLCEDPAAVVEAVTATAAEVVAVPAADAAQALAARAACSALRGLGRPPLVVGVTFAAGRDPVALATDHLLEDAGALPGLLDRRVPAADGGGGAVRWGVRLAREAGGLTVVPGGVLDAASALRLREVVESRRALYPRIVIDLRELLVTDEPGLEALATWNAELPWAPTVSARADGPSLDAVRAAGLLGRLPVV; this is translated from the coding sequence GTGCGGCCCGTCGTCGCGTCCCACGGCCCCCAGGATGCGCCCGACGCCGTGGCGTCCTCCGCCGTCCGGGCGGCGCTCGCCGACGTCGCGGTCGCGCTGCCGGCCTCCGAGGGGGGCCTCGGCCGCTGCGCGGCTGTGCTGGCCCCCGCCGACCCGTCCGGCGCGCTCGACGCCCGGATGCTGGCCGACGTCCTGGACGCCGACGGCTGGACCGTCGAGCTCATCGACCTGTGCGAGGACCCGGCCGCCGTCGTGGAGGCCGTGACCGCCACCGCCGCCGAGGTCGTCGCCGTGCCCGCCGCCGACGCCGCGCAGGCCCTCGCCGCCCGGGCCGCGTGCTCGGCGCTGCGCGGGCTCGGGCGCCCGCCGCTCGTCGTCGGCGTCACCTTCGCCGCGGGCCGAGACCCCGTCGCACTGGCCACCGACCACCTCCTCGAGGACGCCGGTGCGCTCCCGGGCCTGCTGGACCGCCGCGTCCCCGCCGCCGACGGCGGGGGCGGCGCCGTCCGCTGGGGCGTGCGGCTCGCACGCGAGGCCGGCGGGTTGACCGTCGTCCCGGGCGGTGTCCTCGACGCGGCCTCGGCGCTGCGGCTGCGCGAGGTCGTCGAGAGCCGCCGCGCGCTGTATCCACGCATCGTCATCGACCTGCGCGAGCTGCTGGTCACCGACGAGCCGGGGCTCGAGGCCCTGGCGACGTGGAACGCCGAGCTCCCCTGGGCGCCCACGGTCAGCGCGCGGGCCGACGGGCCGTCCCTGGACGCGGTGCGCGCCGCAGGGCTGCTGGGCCGGCTGCCCGTCGTCTGA